A stretch of DNA from Desulfurella amilsii:
CTAGATTTGTTTTTAGATGTTGTAGAAAAACTGTATTCTGTTAGGGCGTATACAGGGGCAGAAGAGTTTCATGGATGGGAACTAGTGTATAACTGGGGTGGAGCATTATCTGTTAATTACCATATTTATCAAATTTTAATAGGGCTTATTGTGCCTTTAGTGTTTTTACTATTCAAAAAAGTTAGACAATCAAAGTTTTTAATGCTTATTATTGCTATCTTAATAAATTTTGGCGTTTGGGAAATGAGGTATGATACTGTTATAGGCGGGCAGTTGCTGCCAAAAATATCACAAGGCACAGTAATATTTCATGCACCATGGCTAGGCTTTGATGGAATACTAAGCGGTATTGGACTGTTTTGTTTAGGATTAGTATTATTCTTTGTCCTATCATGGCTATTTGGCTGGGAAGACAACCCTAAATCTCAATCATTAGATAGCAATGAAAATAAATAGGAGGAAAATTTTATGGATAGAAGAGATTTCTTAAAATATTCAACATTCGGTGTATGTCTAGCTGGTGTTGGAGTAGGAATAAGCCAACAAAGACCAGGAAGATACATACATTATGATGGAAAGTATATTTATCCAGGCAGAATAGAAACATGGCCAGGTGTAGATGTAAAATTTTCTACCTGCAAACAATGTCATAGTGATTGTGCACTAATGGCAAGAGTTTATAAAAATACAATAATTAAACTTGATGGAAATCCATACGATATTCAAACCACTCAACCACCAATTCCTTATGCAACACCGCAGAACAAAGCCATAACATATGTAGGAACAACTTTTGATACATCAAAAAAACCACATGTTAATGGTTCTCATTCGCTCTGTCCAAGAGGTCAAGCAGGCAGACAAACGGTGTATGACCCATATAGAATATACAAACCATTAAAAAGAGTTGGCCCTAGAGGCTCAAAAAAATTCACAACCATATCCTACGAACAATTAATTAATGAAGTAGTAAATGGTGGGTATCTATTTAAAGATGTTCCCGGAGAAGAAAACAGATTTGTAGAAGGTTTTAAACATTTGTGGAATAACGGCCAAAACAGATTCGTCCCTGCAAATGAAGAATATCCTGATTTTGGGCCCAAAACGAATCAATTCGTAGCTTACTGGGGTCGAGCAGAAGGTGGACAAAACAATCTTATAATAAGATTTGCAAGCGCTTTAGGCTCTGTTAATGCTCTACCGCATGTTTCTGTATGCGAGTTAACTCACCATGTTGCTACAAATGCAACCTATCCTGGTACCAATATGCTAAAACCAGATCAACCAAACGCTGAAATTGTTTTAGTATTTGGCTCTAATTATTATGAAGCAAATTTTCCTATGCAAACATTAGCTCGACGCTCCGCAGAAGCTACATCAAGCGGTAAAAAGGTCGTATTTATAGACCCAAGAGGCGGTAATCAAATCGCTCACGCAGATTTTGTGCCAATAAAGCCTGGCGGAGATGGAGCATTTGCTATAGGTATGATCAGGTGGATTATTGAAAATAAACGCTATAATGAAAAATATTTAGAGATTCCGAATTTCGAAGATGCTATAAAACAAAATGAACCAAATTATTCTAACGCAAGTTATTTAATTGTAGCTGATAAAAATCACCCAGATTATGGTCTATTTTTGAAATCACCTAACAAAAAAACAATTATAGATGAAAAAACAAAAAAACCTAAAGTAATAGAAGAATTAATGGTGATTGATAAAAATTTAAAAAAACCTACAGAAGCTACTTCAACAAGTCAAGCAGAACTTTGGCCAAACGGATTTTTATCATTGGATACCGTAGTTGTAAATGGTGTAGAGTGCCTTACAGCAATGCAGTATCTGTGGAAAGAAGCACAAAATCACACGTATGAATGGTATGAAAAAGAATCAGGTATATCAAAACTAAAAATAATTGAATTGGCAAGAGAGTTTACTTCTCACGGCAGAAAAGCCGTCGCTGATCTCTATAGAGGCCCAGCGATGCATGCTAATGGCTATTATAATGCTAGGGCAGTATTATTACTAAATGCGTTTGTGGGTAATATAGATTGGAAAGGTGGTTATATAAACGGTGGAGGAGCAGCAGAAACTTTAGATGGGGTATACAATTTAAAGAAATGGCCTGATTTCGTTCCGCCAAGCGGTGTTAGAATTTCCAGAGAGCGCAGTTTTTATGAGGAAACAACTGAATACAAGAATCGACTTAAACAAGGTAACCCATTTCCTGCAAAAAGACCGTGGTTTCCTTTCGGTTTTGGAATTTGGCAGGAAATCTGGGCGGGTACTTATTTTCAATATCCATACCCAGTAAAAATTTTGTTTCAACATATGGCTAACCCAGCCTGGTCTCAACCCGGTATGGGGGGAGCAGATGATGATTCATTGATGTGGGTTAGAATGATTAAAGATTTAAATAAAGTACCATTGTTTATTTCAACAGATATTGTAATAGCAGAAAGTTCTGCCTATGCAGATTACATTATACCTGATGCAACTTACTTAGAGGGCTGGGGAACACTTGGCGGATACCCTACATACCCCACTTCTAGAATTTCTACAAGGCAACCCATTATTGAGCCAGTAACTGCAAAAATCAAAGACGGAATACATATAACAATGGAACAGTTTCTAATTGATGTTGCAAAAAAACTTGGGCTACCGGGATTTGGGAAAAATGCATTTTTAGAAGGTGGAAATTTAAATGTTAGGGAAGACTACTATTTAAAAATGATTGCAAATATCGCTTACGATGATAAACACTTACTTAAAAAAGAAGGCGATAAATTTATAAAACAAGGGCCTGTACCAGATGCTGATGATTATGAAATGAAAACAGTTGCAGAATACATAAAGAAATATCCAAATGCTTTAAAACCAGACGAATGGAAAAAGGTAGCTTATGTAATTGCAAGAGGAGGAAGATTTGAAGACCAAGATGTAGCTTATTTACCATTTGGTCAACCAGAATGGGTCACACATAGGTGGGGTGAAAAGAAAAACGCGGTTCAAATATATAACGAGGTTGTTGCTAAAACACATAACGCTATTACAGGTGAAAAATTTGATGGTGGTGTCCGATTAGAGCCTCCCAAAAACATGAAAGGACAACCTCTAAGTAAAATCTATGCGATGAAAGATTACCCATTTATGCTTTCAACTTACAAAGTACCTATTCACTCAAAATCTAGAACTATATCGGACCCGTGGTTGTTAGAACTGCTGCCAGGTAATTTTTTAGAAATTAGCGAAGTTGATGCTAAAAAATTAAACCTCAAAGATGGTGATACAGTTAGGTTAAGCTCACCTGCTTATCCAAAAGGCATTATTACTAGAATAAGGATACGTTTTGCTCTAAGACCTGGTGTTGTAACATATTCTCAAGCTTTTGGGAGATGGTCTTATGGCTCTGGTACATGGTATATAAATGGCAAAAAATATGAAGGCGACCCAGCCAGAAATGTTGGAATACACCCAAATCACTTAATGCTTTTAGATGAATCTATTGCGGATAAAGATGGTTGGACAACAGTTTTAGAAAGCGATGTAGCAGGTGGTATGGCTTACTATAACACACCAGTAAAAATTGAAAAGGTATCTTAATATGAGCAACAATCCGCAAACTCAAAATCTACAGAGAAGGTTTTTATACAACCTTCTCTCTGATATATTTATTCTAAAGCCTGAAAAGGAATTTTTAGATAAAATTCATCAAAAAGATATATATACATTCTTAAAGAGTTTTTTAGATAATCATCAAGATATTAAAGAGCTAGAAAACTATATCACTTCTTTGATGAAAAACGATAATAGATTAATTGAGCTGGGTTTAGTTTATGAAAATACTTTTGTCATTCCAGTTGCAATGTATTACATACCGCCATACATGAGTGCCTTTATAAATTATGCAAATTTACGCTCAAATAACTCTTTTTATACAATAAGCGAAGAGTTGAATTCACTTTATGGCCTATATGGCTTGCATTTTGATTATAGAAGCGACCATTTATCAGTTATATTTTCGTTTATGAGTTATTTGATAAATATGGATTTGTCGGAAAATATATCTACTATTGAAGAGCAATATAAATTCTTCAAAAAATATATTGTCAACTGGGTAGAAATTTTTTTTAATGAAGTATTGCAAAGATGCGATAATAAGTTTTATAAGATGTTTTCAAATATCGGTAAGAATTTTATAGCCCTAGAAAGTAACCTAATGAAAGAGGTTTAATCGTGAAACTTTTTATGTTTGTTTCTGTATTGTTAATTTTAAATTACAATAACCTACACGCAAGCCAAAACTCTTATAAAAGCAAAGCAGAAATAAATAAAAAAGTACAAAAAAAAGATAATTCCACAAATTCAAAACCAAATAACATAAAACATAAAATTTTAGGTCCTCCAGCAAATACGGAGTTTTTAGGTTGTTAAATCAAAATCACATGTTGTTTCTTTGTCCAATTATCTTTGTGCAGGTTTATAAACCTTAGAATGTTCTATCTATCAATAAAGTAAATTTAAAATTGGTCGGGGCGAGAGGATTTGAACCTCCGACCACTTGAACCCCATTCAAGTGCGCTACCAAGCTGCGCCACGCCCCGTGTTTGCCTTAAATCCCTTTTGTCTTAAGTCTTTAAAAACATCTTTTGTGCACAAAAAACTCACTTCATAACTTTTATTACTTATTTCTTTTTGTTTGTCAACTAAAATATCAAAGCCTAAGTTCTTCCACGCAGCTAAAAACCTATCTTTATCAGACTCGTTCATCCTGCCTAAATCTGCATAGTATATGCCATTAACAACTCTTGTGCCAACTACATTGTATCCTTTTGACTTTAATACATTTTCAAAATTTAAAAACTTAGATTTCTCTAAACCTCCTACAAAAACCACATAATAATAGTGCGAATTTTCGCTTTGCTCTTTTATTGTGTAAGGTATGCGTTTTTGGTTTAATATTGATTTTAGATAATTTAGGTTGTTGCTGTTGCAAAAAACAGTACAACTTTTTTTGATGGGCTGCGCAGTTGAGACTGGCTTAGGGTTTGAGACAATCTGCCTTAAGTTTTGGTTTGCATTTTGTTTGATTTTAGGCGCAGGCGCTATAACCTCTGACTTTTCTTGAGCGATAGGCTCATTTGTATGGGTTTGCAAATTGGAAACTGTTGCATTCGAAGCAGCATTTTGTAATTTAACTGTGATATTAAATGTATTATTGTTTTTAGTTGTCTTTTCCACTTTCTTTTTAGTAATCTTTGTTTGTGCCTTAATACTTAAATTTGACGTCTGAATTTTGGCTTGTCTATTGGCAAAATAAAACCCTGCTGCAATTGCTAAAAAGATAGCCAAAACAAAAGCTAAAGAAGCAATTAGAAATTTTGCAATATGCAATTTTGACTTTTTTGGAATATCAATTTTATTAGGTATATTGTTTTTCAAAAGATTAATATTAAGCATAAGTTACTTAAAAATCATCTGCAAACTTGGTGTTTTTGATAAATCCAACAACCTTTCGATATTACTTAATCCAAAAAGTTTAGAAACTGACATATTATCGTCACTTAGATCAACAAATTTTAAGCTTTTAATCCCGGTATAATCTTTAAGGTAAGCTTTAGCAGCATCAAAACCCCCAATCGAATCTATTAAATGGTAATTTAGTGCCATTTGCCCAGTAAATACCCTTCCATCAGCTAAGGGTTTTAGCTGTTTTATACTGATATGCCTTGATGTTGATACAGATTGTAAAAATTGATTATATACGCTTTCTACAACGCTAAAAAGCATTTCTTTGTCCGCTTTAGTAGGTTTTCTTAAAGGATTTCCTGCATCTTTTACTTTGCCACTTTTTACAACAAACTCTTCAATACCGATTTTATTTGCCAGTTTGTAAACATTAATCCCCTCAAATATAACACCAATGCTACCAGTTAAAGAAGCTGGATATGTCACAATTTTTCTAGCTCCCAGTGATGCAAAATAAGCACCGCTTGCACCAACGCTTTCAATTAGGGCAACAACGGGCTTTTTTTGATCTATTTTCTTTACTAAATAGTAAATTTTTTCGCTTTGAGTTGCATCACCACCAGGTGAGTCTATTTTTAACAAAATAGCTTTGTAGGTGGGGTCTTTTTGTGCTTCATTTAGCTGCTCACATATAGTTTTCGCAGTATTTGGCGTGATAATACCATAAATATTGACAACTGCAATTTTTGCAGGGCTAAAAATATTGTAAAAAAAATTTATAGCAAAAACTACAACAAAAACTACTACAAAAGCTTTTATTATCTTTTTCATAAATTAATTTACATCAATCTTGAAATCATTTTTCTCTTTTGTATTTCTAGTCTGATTATTTTTATTTTAACTTTTTCATCTTTGTTCACACTAATGTTATTCAGCTCACTCCTTGGAACAAGACTTTCTACGCCTTTTTCAATTTTTACAAAAACACCAAAATCTTTTATGCCTGTAACGACGCCCTCTACTATATCGCCAGCTTTATATTTGCCCTCAATTAAGCTCCATGGGTCTGGCTCAAGTTGTCTTAAAGATAAAGCTATTTTTTTCTTATCTAAATTTATGTCAATAATTTTTACTTCAATCTTTTCGTTAATACTTAAAGTCGGTCTTTCTTCTGGTGACCAAGAAAGCTCGTTAGTATGAATTAGACCTTCAATGCCTTCGTCTAGTTTTACAAAAACACCAAAATCTTTTATGCCTGTAACGACGCCCTCTACGATATCGCCCACACGAAATTTTTCTTCAACACTAGACCAGGGTTCTGCATCAAGCCTCTTAATACTCAGCGCTATTTTTTTCTTTAGAGTATCAACCATTAAAACTTTTGATCTTATAGATTGACCAACGCTTAACTCTTCTTTGGCCTCTTTTGGAAATTTTATCCAGCTAATCTCAGAATTATGTATCAAACCCTCTACACCATCTGATAGTTCAATAAAAATGCCATAGTCAACGATATTTGAAATTTTGCCTTCAACAACATCACCTTCTTTAATTTTTATCTCTTCCCATGGGTCAGCAGATAAATGCTTAATGCTTAAAAACACCCTTTTTTTATCATCCTTATCTTCAATACGCATAACTTTAGCTTTAATCTCGTCTTGGGGTTTTAAAACATCCTGAGGTTTTAAAATTTTTTTCCACGAGATATCAGTAATATGCACAAACCCATCAATCCCGCCAAGATCAACAAAAACACCATAATCAACGATATTTTTTACTTTGCCTTCAACTATATCTCCAACCTTAATTTTATCAATTAAATCAGTTCTTTGTTTGTTAGCAATCTCTTCTAATAATTGTTTTCTTGATAAAATAGCGTTCTTTTTTTGCTCATCTACGCTTATAACTTTAAATTCGTACTCTTTGCCAATATAGTAGTCAAAATTTCTTCTTTTTGATAAATCTACCAAAGAGCCAGGCAAAAAAGCTACAAAACCATCAACATCAACCAAAAAGCCACCTTTTATGGAAGCTTTTATAGTGCCTTTAACGGCTTTTTCTTCTTTGAAGGCTTGAGTAATTGTGTTAAAACCTATAAGCCTATCTGCCTTTAATTTTGATAGCATTTGAAAACCATTTGCGTCTTGTCTTCCCAAAAACATTACTTTTATTTTATCGCCAATATTGCACGGACTTTTAAATTCGTTTAATGGCACAATTCCTTCGGATTTATATCCTATATCTACAAACACATAATCATCTTTTATGTTTATAATAATGCCTTCGATAATCTCACCTTCTTTAAAGTCCTTAAAAGTATTTTCGTAATTCAACATATATTCCTTATCCATACAACCTCCCCTACCTTGATTGATTTATTTATTATAACTTATATAAAAAGCTTGTCAACAAATAAAACTTGACAAGTGCAAACAATCGTTTAAAATTAAAATTATGATTGATTTTCACACGCACACAGTCTTTAGCGATGGCGAGCTTATACCATCTGAGTTAGTAAAAAGAGCAAAAGACAAAGGCTATAGGGCAATTGCAATTACAGACCATGCTGATTTTTCAAACTTAGAAATAATTTTAAATAACATAAAAAAAGTAACATATGGGCTTGAAAAATACTATGGTTTATATGTTTTCTGTGGCGTAGAAATAACGCATGTGCCACCACAGCTAATAAAAAACACCATTTTGTCTGCAAGGCAACTAGGAGCTGAAATTGTTGTAGTGCATGGCGAAAGCCCCGTTGAAAATGTAGCTAAATCAACAAATATATATGCTATAGCAAGTTTTTGCGATATTTTGGCACACCCCGGATTAATTGGTCAAAAGGAAGTAGAACTTGCAGTAAAAAACAATGTATATTTAGAAATTACTGCAAGGAGCGGTCATAGTTTAACAAATGGTCATGTTTTTCAAATGTCAAAAAAATACAATGCGAAATGTGTAATTGATACAGACACGCACTCTCCATATGATCTTATTGATATCAATTTTGCAAAGACTATACTATATGGTTGCGGTATGAATGAAAATGAAGTTAATGAAGCGTTTTATAATTCAGAAGTGTTATTAGAAAAAATTTTAAAAAGGAGATTTATGTGCTCAAAAAAATAAGTGCTTTTTTGCTGTTATTAACAATTTTTTCTGTGTACTCTTGTTCTGGTACTAAACATATTAAATTAACTGTGGAAGAAAAACCATCGCCCATAGCAAAACAAACAAGTATTGTTAGCCCGCCCGTAAAAGTAGAAAAAATTTACAGCATAGGTCCTGTATCTTATAGGGCAAAAATTTTTATTTACGATGATATGATATATATTGGAAGCACAAATAAAAACCTCTATATGATAAACTTAAAAAACCTAGATGCTAAGAAGTTTGATATAAAAGAACCTATAGAAGCAGAAGTTTATGCTGATAATTACATATATGTTGGCACAAAAAAAGGTCAACTTTTCAAGATAGACTACAAAGATAATATTGTATGGAAAAAACAATTTGAATTTCCTATCGTTGGCAGTATAGTAGAAAATGATGGCTATCTTTATATAACTACTACAAACAATACACTATATAAAATAGACAAACTCGATGGCAAGACAGTATGGAAGTTTCACAGAAATACAGCTCCAATGAGCGTAAAAGGCTTTAGCATACCTGTATTTACAAACGACGCCATCTATATTGGCTTTGACAACGGTATGCTTTATAAATTGACTAAAGATGGTGATGAAATCTGGCAAGTAAAGGTGGGTAAAGGAGAGCTTTTTGTGGATGTTGACTCGAAAGCCAAATTGACAAATTCTAATGTTTATGCAACAAGCACAACCGGATATACACAAGCTATATCAATTGATAAAGCAATGCCTGTTTGGTCAAAAGAAATATCTAGCTTTGCAAACCCCCAAATCTCACCTTTTGCACTGTTTGTTGCAAATGAAAAAGGTGGCGTAGAAGCACTTGATCCTCAAAGCGGCAGTACTATCTGGAGTAAAACCCTTAGCTACAATTACGATGTTTATTCAATGTATTTATCTGGCAATGATTATTTGTTTTGCTTGCTTTCAAATGGTAGATTAGTGGTACTTAATGCGCTAAATGGCAAAATTATGCAGATATTTAATTTAGGCGGCACTTTTGACTCAAAATTTACTTACTACAAAAATGCCCTTTATATAATCTCAAGAAATGGCAGCATTTATAAAATTTATTGAAAGGTAACAAAATGCAAAATAATAATGATGAACAAAAACCAAACAAAAATAACAACTACCAAAATTTAATAAAATTTTCCCTGTTTTACTTGCTGATTGGGCTTTTAGCAATTTACTTTTACCAAAGCTTTTTTGCCATTCAGAAAAAAACACTTAGTTACTCAGAATTTAAGACACTTGTTGCTAAAAATAGAATAATAAGCTGTGACATTTCGTCTCAATACATAAAAGGCGAGTATTTAAACGACAAAAACAAAAAAGAACAATTCGTAACAGTTTCGGTAAAAGACCCTAACTTAGTAAAGGACCTTGAAGAACACCATGTAGATTTTAGTGGCACAATTACAAATACATGGCTAACAAATTTGATTTTTGGTTGGATTTTGCCGTTTGGGTTGTTGTTTTTTTTGTGGTGGTTTATGACAAAAAAAATAAGAGGTTCAAGCGGTTCTATCTTTGGCTTTGGCAAAGGTAGGTTTAAGGTTTACCTAAATAAACGCCCAGATGTGAAGTTTTCTGATGTAGCAGGCATTGATGAAGTAAAATATGAAGTAGAAGAAATAGTTGAGTTTCTAAAAAACCCGAGCAAATATCAAAAATTAGGTGGAAGAATACCAAAAGGTGTTTTGCTTGTAGGCGCTCCAGGAACTGGCAAAACTCTACTTGCGAAAGCTACAGCTGGGGAAGCAGAAGTGCCATTTTTAAGCATAAGCGGCTCTGAATTTATAGAAATGTTTGTAGGAGTCGGCGCAAGCAGAGTAAGGGATTTGTTCCAAGAAGCTAAAAAACTGGCTCCTTGTATAGTTTTTATTGATGAGATTGATACAATAGGAAAAAGCAGGGCAATCAACACTATGACCTCAAATGACGAGCGGGAGCAAACACTTAATCAATTGCTCGCTGAAATGGATGGGTTTGAATCAAATTTAGGCGTAATTATCATGGCAGCAACAAATAGACCAGAAATACTAGATCCAGCTTTACTTAGACCTGGAAGATTTGACAGGCAAATTATAGTAGATAAGCCAAATGTAACTGGCCGTGAAGCAATCTTTAAGGTGCATGTTAAAAAAGTAAAACTGGATAATGATGTTGATATTAAAAAATTGGCACAGATGACACCTGGACTTGTTGGCGCTGATATAGAAAATATTGTCAATGAAGCTGCATTGTTAGCTGCAAGGGAAAACGGCGAAACGGTAAATATGAGACATTTTGAAGAAGCAATAGAAAGACAAATTGCTGGTTTAAAAAAACAAAACAGGGCAATGCGCGAAGAGGAAAAAAGACGGGTTGCGGTGCACGAATCAGGCCATGCTATCATTGCCTACTTAACACCAAATGCTGACAAAGTGCATAAAATTTCTATTATACCTCGTGGTGTTGCAGCACTTGGATATACCCAACAGTTGCCCACAGACGATAGGTATTTAATCACAAAACAAGAAATGCTAAATATGATAAAGGTGCTTTTTGGCGGAAGAATTGCCGAAGAAATCGTTTTAAAAGATATCTCAACAGGGGCGCAAAACGATCTGTCGCGCGCAACTGATATTGCAAGAAGCATAGTTACAAAATTAGGAATGAGCGAATCTATAGGATTAGTTGTTTTAGAAGATCCAGCAAAATCAAGATTTTTAGGTTCAGAAGGAATATTTGCTCAAAAAGACGAAATAAGCGAAAAAACAAAAGAGACTGTAGATGCAGAAATTAATAAGATATTAAACGATTGCTATAGGCAAGCAAAGCAAATGCTCGAACAAAATATTGATAAGCTTGAAAAATTAACAAATATACTTTTAGAGAAAGAAGAAATCAATGAAGAAGAGTTAAAAAAAGTTATGGAGAATAAAGATGTATGATTTAAACAAAATTTTAGTGGCAGTTGACTCTAGTCCATATAGCACAAATGCAATAAAGTTTGCGCTTGATTTTGGAAAAAAATTTGATTGCGTTGTGGATGCACTGCATGTAGTAGACACAATGCAACTTGAAGGACCGTTTATTTACGACTTAAGTGGCGTTTTAGGGTTTGAGCCTTTTATTAATTTTAGTGCTGAGCTAAAAAAAACATTGGAAGAAAAAGGCAGAAGTATCTTGCAGGCTTTTTCGGAGATGGCTCAAAACGAAAGCGTAAAGTTTCACTCATTTATAGAAATAGGCATTATACCTATTACAATAGTAGAAACTTCTTATGAGTACGATATGGTTTTTATCGGAAAAAAAGGCGTCAATGCATCATTCGAAAGAGGAATTTTAGGCAGCAATATAGAATCAACTATCAGAAAAATTAAAAAGCCAATTTTTGTTGCAGATAAAGACTTCTACGAGATTAAAAACATCGTGGTGGGTTACGATGGTAGAGATCCTGCCAAAGAAGCTTTAGAACTTGCAAATGTTTGTGCAACAAACCTAAAAGCTAAAATTCATATAGTCAGTGTAAGAAAAGACGAAACAGAAACTTTAGATAATAGCGATTTAAAAATTACATACCTAACTAAACAAAAAAGCGTTGCAGATACATTGATCGAGTACACAAAGAGTCTCAATAATCCGCTTTTGATGCTTGGCGCATACAACAAAAACCGCTTATTAGAAATGATTATAGGCTCAACTACAGAGGCAATCTTGCGAAAAGAATGCAACTTGCCTTTAATTATAGTTAGATAACAATATATTTTAAGCCGTTTCAATTTTGGAAGCGGCTCCAAGACCCAATTCCCTTACGGAAATCTCGCGCATTTCCACTTTTCTTACCTTGCCGGTAACTGTCGTTGGGAAATTATCTACAAATTTTATATATTTTGGCAGTTTGTATCTAGCTATCTTTTCTCTGCAATATTCTTTCACTTCTTCTTCTGTTAATGTATGCCCATCTCTTAGCTTTATCCACACGCAGATTTCTTCTCCGTATTTTTGGTCTGGTACGCCAATTACCTGAGCATCGGCAATGCTTGGGTGAGTATACAAAAATTCTTCTATCTCTCTTGGGTAGATATTTTCGCCACCCCTTATTATCATATCTTTTATGCGCCCTATAATTTTAAAGTAACCATCTTGTGTCATTACAGCCAAGTCACCAGTATGAAGCCATTTAGCCTCGTCAATAGCAGCTTGGGTTGCTTCAATATTATTGTAATATCCGCGCATAACCGAGTATCCTCTTGCACAAAGCTCGCCTTGCTCTCCTGCTTCAACAATTTTACCCGTTTGTGGGTCAATAATTTTAACTTCTAAAAACGGCAATGGTTTTCCAACGGTTTCTACTCTGTATTCAAACGAATCATATGGCGTCGTTTGTGTAATTACTGGACTGCTTTCCGTTTGTCCATAGGCAATAGTTACCTCACTCATATGCATTTGATTATTTACACGCTTCATTACTTCAATTGGACAAGGAGAACCAGCCATTATACCAGTTCTTAGAGAAGTTAAATCAAACCTGCTAAATTCAGGATGTTCTAGTTCTGCTATAAACATTGTAGGCACTCCATGCAAAGCAGTGCATTTTTCTTTCTCAACAGCTGTTAAAGCGGCTATAGGGTCAAAGTATGGCGATGGGATAACAATGCATGAGCCATGAGAAATGCATGTTAAATTGCTCATAACCATACCAAAACAGTGATAAAATGGCACAGGAACACATAATCTATCTTTGTCTGTAAAATTCATAGCTTCACCAACAAAATAACCATTGTTAAGTATATTTATGTGTGTTAAGCAGGCTGCTTTTGGGAAACCAGTGGTGCCAGATGTATATTGAATATTAATAATATCGTCTGGGTCTAGAGCGTTTTCCATATCTTGTAACATTGAATCATCAATTTTTTTGTGCATTTCAACAAAATCATCCCATCTAAACATACCAGAGTATTTTGTTTGAGATATGCAAATAACATTTTTTAAATACGGAAATC
This window harbors:
- a CDS encoding PQQ-binding-like beta-propeller repeat protein, with the translated sequence MLKKISAFLLLLTIFSVYSCSGTKHIKLTVEEKPSPIAKQTSIVSPPVKVEKIYSIGPVSYRAKIFIYDDMIYIGSTNKNLYMINLKNLDAKKFDIKEPIEAEVYADNYIYVGTKKGQLFKIDYKDNIVWKKQFEFPIVGSIVENDGYLYITTTNNTLYKIDKLDGKTVWKFHRNTAPMSVKGFSIPVFTNDAIYIGFDNGMLYKLTKDGDEIWQVKVGKGELFVDVDSKAKLTNSNVYATSTTGYTQAISIDKAMPVWSKEISSFANPQISPFALFVANEKGGVEALDPQSGSTIWSKTLSYNYDVYSMYLSGNDYLFCLLSNGRLVVLNALNGKIMQIFNLGGTFDSKFTYYKNALYIISRNGSIYKIY
- a CDS encoding universal stress protein, with the protein product MYDLNKILVAVDSSPYSTNAIKFALDFGKKFDCVVDALHVVDTMQLEGPFIYDLSGVLGFEPFINFSAELKKTLEEKGRSILQAFSEMAQNESVKFHSFIEIGIIPITIVETSYEYDMVFIGKKGVNASFERGILGSNIESTIRKIKKPIFVADKDFYEIKNIVVGYDGRDPAKEALELANVCATNLKAKIHIVSVRKDETETLDNSDLKITYLTKQKSVADTLIEYTKSLNNPLLMLGAYNKNRLLEMIIGSTTEAILRKECNLPLIIVR
- a CDS encoding AMP-binding protein codes for the protein MKSYNYSTSSKSLIFKTIGEMLNEIVNAYPDNDCLVSIPEGIRYNYRQFKAEVDKIAKAFLALGVKKGDRVAIWSANNVAWVLTQFATSKIGAILVTINPAYRASELEYALKQSETSTLVLIEEFKSSDYISILYNVAPFIKGSKPTGLNSIRFPYLKNVICISQTKYSGMFRWDDFVEMHKKIDDSMLQDMENALDPDDIINIQYTSGTTGFPKAACLTHINILNNGYFVGEAMNFTDKDRLCVPVPFYHCFGMVMSNLTCISHGSCIVIPSPYFDPIAALTAVEKEKCTALHGVPTMFIAELEHPEFSRFDLTSLRTGIMAGSPCPIEVMKRVNNQMHMSEVTIAYGQTESSPVITQTTPYDSFEYRVETVGKPLPFLEVKIIDPQTGKIVEAGEQGELCARGYSVMRGYYNNIEATQAAIDEAKWLHTGDLAVMTQDGYFKIIGRIKDMIIRGGENIYPREIEEFLYTHPSIADAQVIGVPDQKYGEEICVWIKLRDGHTLTEEEVKEYCREKIARYKLPKYIKFVDNFPTTVTGKVRKVEMREISVRELGLGAASKIETA
- the ftsH gene encoding ATP-dependent zinc metalloprotease FtsH codes for the protein MQNNNDEQKPNKNNNYQNLIKFSLFYLLIGLLAIYFYQSFFAIQKKTLSYSEFKTLVAKNRIISCDISSQYIKGEYLNDKNKKEQFVTVSVKDPNLVKDLEEHHVDFSGTITNTWLTNLIFGWILPFGLLFFLWWFMTKKIRGSSGSIFGFGKGRFKVYLNKRPDVKFSDVAGIDEVKYEVEEIVEFLKNPSKYQKLGGRIPKGVLLVGAPGTGKTLLAKATAGEAEVPFLSISGSEFIEMFVGVGASRVRDLFQEAKKLAPCIVFIDEIDTIGKSRAINTMTSNDEREQTLNQLLAEMDGFESNLGVIIMAATNRPEILDPALLRPGRFDRQIIVDKPNVTGREAIFKVHVKKVKLDNDVDIKKLAQMTPGLVGADIENIVNEAALLAARENGETVNMRHFEEAIERQIAGLKKQNRAMREEEKRRVAVHESGHAIIAYLTPNADKVHKISIIPRGVAALGYTQQLPTDDRYLITKQEMLNMIKVLFGGRIAEEIVLKDISTGAQNDLSRATDIARSIVTKLGMSESIGLVVLEDPAKSRFLGSEGIFAQKDEISEKTKETVDAEINKILNDCYRQAKQMLEQNIDKLEKLTNILLEKEEINEEELKKVMENKDV